Proteins co-encoded in one Lynx canadensis isolate LIC74 chromosome C1, mLynCan4.pri.v2, whole genome shotgun sequence genomic window:
- the GJB3 gene encoding gap junction beta-3 protein: MDWKTLQALLSGVNKYSTAFGRIWLSVVFVFRVLVYVVAAERVWGDEQKDFDCNTKQPGCTNVCYDNFFPISNIRLWALQLIFVTCPSLLVILHVAYREERERRHRQKHGDQCAKLYANAGKKHGGLWWTYLFSLIFKLLIEFLFLYVLHTLWHGFGMPRLVQCANVAPCPNVVDCYIARPTEKKVFTYFMVGASAVCIVLTICEICYLIFHRVLRGIARNKPPKGHSLPSSTSRASTCRCHHKLVEAGELGSDSGDDKRHASAPSMTPI; this comes from the coding sequence ATGGACTGGAAGACGCTGCAGGCCCTCCTGAGCGGCGTGAACAAGTACTCCACGGCATTTGGGCGCATCTGGCTGTCGGTGGTGTTCGTCTTCCGCGTGCTGGTGTACGTCGTGGCCGCGGAGCGCGTGTGGGGGGACGAGCAGAAGGACTTCGACTGCAACACCAAGCAGCCCGGCTGCACCAACGTCTGCTACGACAACTTCTTCCCCATTTCCAACATCCGCCTCTGGGCCCTGCAGCTCATCTTCGTCACGTGCCCCTCGCTGCTGGTCATCCTGCACGTGGCCTACCGGGAGGAGCGCGAGCGCCGGCACCGCCAGAAGCACGGGGACCAGTGCGCCAAGCTGTACGCCAACGCGGGCAAGAAGCACGGCGGCCTGTGGTGGACCTACTTGTTCAGCCTCATCTTCAAGCTCCTCATCGAATTCCTCTTCCTCTACGTGCTGCACACGCTCTGGCACGGCTTTGGCATGCCACGCCTGGTGCAGTGTGCCAACGTGGCGCCCTGCCCCAACGTCGTGGACTGCTACATCGCGCGGCCCACCGAGAAGAAGGTCTTCACCTACTTCATGGTGGGTGCCTCTGCCGTCTGCATCGTGCTCACCATCTGCGAGATCTGCTACCTCATCTTCCACAGGGTCCTGCGAGGCATAGCCAGGAACAAGCCCCCGAAGGGCCACAGCCTCCCATCCTCCACCAGCCGGGCCTCCACCTGCCGCTGCCACCACAAGCTGGTGGAGGCTGGGGAGCTGGGCTCCGACTCTGGCGACGACAAGAGACACGCGTCTGCACCCAGCATGACCCCCATCTGA